The Synchiropus splendidus isolate RoL2022-P1 chromosome 1, RoL_Sspl_1.0, whole genome shotgun sequence genome includes a window with the following:
- the hsf2bp gene encoding heat shock factor 2-binding protein isoform X4: protein MQLREFLPKVLNRGFGEILHETQATRSTMEHVTKEQEYLRQECLHLQSRLEAVQVECQKEREEKLLLRDRLWQSASDLQRQADFCADLGSAACSLLWSCSTKEDTVTHWLVDGKLQALLVVASQTLQSFIGFMDEERHSEELQGYQFVQALTGTVSTDIAAVSCGREFLSTTAQFVPDTIIKLLERMKPGVCPKIKVLMLSTLYNVSISVKGQKYISQNPALLSVIWKLLDDGDWTVCLQSLRLLQSLMLDEEQLISEDSIWLDPELKLCLQRLCSSPKPSLREAAVQALKDLQVLLQGWRSEQIGT, encoded by the exons ATGCAACTGAGGGAGTTCTTGCCCAAAGTGCTAAACAGAGGCTTTGGTGAAATTCTTCATGAAACTCAAGCCACAAGATCAa CAATGGAGCATGTGACCAAGGAACAAGAATATTTGCGACAGGAGTGTCTCCATCTTCAGTCCAGACTGGAAGCAGTACAAGTTGAATGCCAAAAAGAAAGAGAG GAGAAGCTGCTGTTGCGTGATCGCCTCTGGCAAAGTGCCTCAGACCTGCAGCGGCAGGCAGACTTCTGCGCTGATCTGGGCTCAGCAGCCTGCAGTCttctctggagctgctccaccaaggaagacacagtgacacactggcTGGTTGAT GGAAAGCTGCAGGCCTTACTGGTCGTTGCTTCCCAGACCCTTCAGAGCTTTATTGGCTTTATGGATGAAGAAAGACATTCAGAGGAGTTGCAGGGTTACCAGTTTGTTCAGGCCCTGACTGGAACTGTTTCAA CAGACATCGCAGCAGTCTCTTGTGGCCGGGAATTCCTCTCCACCACAGCTCAGTTTGTGCCAGACACAATAATAAAGCTACTGGAAAGGATGAAGCCAGGAGTGTGTCCAAAAATcaaagt GTTGATGCTGAGCACGCTGTACAATGTCAGCATCAGTGTAAAGGGACAAAAGTACATCAGTCAAAATCCAGCCCTGCTGTCCGTCATTTGGAAGTTGCTTGATG ATGGAGACTGGACGGTTTGTCTCCAGTCACTGCGTCTGCTGCAGTCGCTGATGCTGGATGAGGAACAGCTGATCTCTGAGGACTCCATTTGGCTGGATCCTGAGCTGAAGCTCTGTCTCCAACGCCTCTGTTCCAGTCCAAAGCCCAGTTTGAGAGAAGCTGCTGTGCAGGCGTTGAAGGACCTACAGGTGCTGCTGCAG ggTTGGAGAAGTGAACAGATTGGCACTTGA
- the LOC128762185 gene encoding cyclic nucleotide-gated channel cone photoreceptor subunit alpha-like, translating into METQERLPTAGCRNGRLVALNSNNCNNNDKKDEKKEEKKDEKKDEKKDEKKDEKKDEKKDEKKEEPKEVWIMDPNTDTYYYWLCVISIPVFYNLILLVARACFNELQYQNSNFWMALDYSADALYYLDTFVRTRTGFLEQGLLVRDEKILKEKYMKTRQFRLDVLSIIPTDIVFLYLGINNPEWRFNRLFRLSRLFEFFDRTETRTNYPNIFRIANLVLYIIIIIHWNACLYFAISKVLGLGSDTWVYPSTANPDNARLERQYIYCFYWSTLTLTTIGETPPPVRDVEYFFVVADFLTGVLIFATIVGNVGAMISNMNAGRVEFQAKIDSIKQYMQFRKVTKDLEARVVKWFDYLWTEEKTCDEKQVLKNLPDKLKAEIAINVHLETLKKVRIFQDCEAGLLVELVLKLQPQVFSPGDYICKKGDIGREMYIIKEGKLAVVADDGITQFVVLSDGAYFGEISILGIKGSKAGNRRTANIRSVGYSDLFALSKDDLMEALTEYPDAKYALEEKGRSILMKDNLIDENLVNATDAKDLEDKVNQIETSFEIMSTKLKKLQGQYESSQRKLKQRLTNMSNQVRSLRVDEA; encoded by the exons ATGGAGACCCAGGAGAGGCTCCCCACGGCCGGGTGCAG GAATGGACGTCTGGTTGCACTGAACAGCAACAACTGCAACAACAATGA CAAAAAagatgagaagaaggaggagaagaaggatgaaaagaaggatgaaaagaaggatgagaagaaggatgagaagaaggatgaaaagaaggatgagaagaaggaggaacc AAAAGAGGTGTGGATCATGGACCCCAACACCGACACGTATTACTACTGGCTGTGCGTCATTTCCATCCCTGTGTTCTACAACTTGATTCTCCTGGTGGCCCG AGCGTGTTTCAACGAGCTGCAGTACCAGAACTCCAACTTCTGGATGGCCCTCGACTACAGCGCTGATGCCCTCTACTACCTGGACACCTTTGTGAGAACCAGGACAG GTTTCCTGGAGCAGGGGCTGCTGGTGCGAGACGAGAAGATTCTGAAGGAAAAGTACATGAAAACCAGACAGTTCCGCCTGGACGTTCTTTCCATCATTCCCACTGATATCGTGTTTCTCTACCTTGGCATCAACAATCCCGAGTGGAGGTTCAACCGCCTGTTCAGGCTGAGTCGGCTGTTTGAGTTTTTCGACCGGACGGAAACGCGAACCAACTACCCCAACATCTTCCGAATCGCCAATCTCGTGCtgtacatcatcatcatcatccactgGAACGCTTGTCTCTACTTCGCCATTTCAAAAGTACTTGGCCTTGGCTCGGACACTTGGGTCTATCCCAGCACAGCGAACCCAGACAACGCACGCCTGGAGCGGCAGTACATTTACTGCTTTTACTGGTCGACGCTCACTTTGACGACCATTGGTGAAACGCCCCCTCCAGTGCGAGACGTCGAGTACTTCTTTGTGGTGGCAGACTTCCTCACTGGGGTTTTGATCTTCGCTACGATTGTCGGCAATGTCGGTGCGATGATCTCGAACATGAACGCCGGCCGCGTGGAGTTCCAAGCCAAGATCGACTCCATTAAACAGTACATGCAGTTCCGGAAGGTGACCAAAGACTTGGAGGCACGTGTGGTCAAGTGGTTTGACTACCTGTGGACCGAGGAGAAAACCTGCGATGAAAAGCAGGTGTTGAAGAACCTTCCTGACAAGTTGAAGGCTGAGATAGCCATCAACGTGCATCTGGAGACCCTCAAAAAAGTTCGCATTTTTCAAGACTGTGAGGCGGGTTTGCTGGTGGAACTGGTCCTGAAGCTTCAGCCGCAGGTCTTCAGTCCCGGAGACTATATCTGCAAAAAGGGGGATATTGGCAGGGAGATGTACATCATCAAAGAGGGAAAGCTTGCGGTTGTTGCGGATGACGGCATCACACAGTTCGTAGTGCTCAGCGACGGGGCGTACTTTGGTGAGATTAGTATTCTTGGCATCAAGGGGAGTAAAGCTGGCAATCGGAGGACGGCGAACATACGAAGCGTGGGGTACTCCGATCTCTTTGCCTTGTCCAAGGATGACCTCATGGAGGCGCTCACTGAGTACCCTGATGCTAAATATGCTCTAGAAGAGAAAGGTCGGTCCATCCTGATGAAAGACAACTTAATAGATGAGAATCTGGTCAATGCAACCGACGCCAAAGACTTGGAGGACAAGGTCAACCAGATAGAAACAAGCTTCGAGATCATGTCAACGAAGTTGAAAAAACTGCAGGGGCAGTACGAATCTTCGCAGCGGAAGCTCAAGCAGCGGCTCACTAATATGTCAAATCAAGTTCGATCCCTCAGGGTGGACGAGGCGTGA
- the hsf2bp gene encoding heat shock factor 2-binding protein isoform X1, which translates to MDPVQGGNLKFLKKGTENGFVLVRKRDLDKLTTEVMQLREFLPKVLNRGFGEILHETQATRSTMEHVTKEQEYLRQECLHLQSRLEAVQVECQKEREEKLLLRDRLWQSASDLQRQADFCADLGSAACSLLWSCSTKEDTVTHWLVDGKLQALLVVASQTLQSFIGFMDEERHSEELQGYQFVQALTGTVSTDIAAVSCGREFLSTTAQFVPDTIIKLLERMKPGVCPKIKVLMLSTLYNVSISVKGQKYISQNPALLSVIWKLLDDGDWTVCLQSLRLLQSLMLDEEQLISEDSIWLDPELKLCLQRLCSSPKPSLREAAVQALKDLQVLLQGWRSEQIGT; encoded by the exons ATGGATCCTGTTCAAGGCGGGAATTTAAAATTTCTGAAAAAAGGCAccgag aatGGCTTTGTACTAGTGAGAAAAAGGGATTTAGATAAACTAACAACTGAAGTGATGCAACTGAGGGAGTTCTTGCCCAAAGTGCTAAACAGAGGCTTTGGTGAAATTCTTCATGAAACTCAAGCCACAAGATCAa CAATGGAGCATGTGACCAAGGAACAAGAATATTTGCGACAGGAGTGTCTCCATCTTCAGTCCAGACTGGAAGCAGTACAAGTTGAATGCCAAAAAGAAAGAGAG GAGAAGCTGCTGTTGCGTGATCGCCTCTGGCAAAGTGCCTCAGACCTGCAGCGGCAGGCAGACTTCTGCGCTGATCTGGGCTCAGCAGCCTGCAGTCttctctggagctgctccaccaaggaagacacagtgacacactggcTGGTTGAT GGAAAGCTGCAGGCCTTACTGGTCGTTGCTTCCCAGACCCTTCAGAGCTTTATTGGCTTTATGGATGAAGAAAGACATTCAGAGGAGTTGCAGGGTTACCAGTTTGTTCAGGCCCTGACTGGAACTGTTTCAA CAGACATCGCAGCAGTCTCTTGTGGCCGGGAATTCCTCTCCACCACAGCTCAGTTTGTGCCAGACACAATAATAAAGCTACTGGAAAGGATGAAGCCAGGAGTGTGTCCAAAAATcaaagt GTTGATGCTGAGCACGCTGTACAATGTCAGCATCAGTGTAAAGGGACAAAAGTACATCAGTCAAAATCCAGCCCTGCTGTCCGTCATTTGGAAGTTGCTTGATG ATGGAGACTGGACGGTTTGTCTCCAGTCACTGCGTCTGCTGCAGTCGCTGATGCTGGATGAGGAACAGCTGATCTCTGAGGACTCCATTTGGCTGGATCCTGAGCTGAAGCTCTGTCTCCAACGCCTCTGTTCCAGTCCAAAGCCCAGTTTGAGAGAAGCTGCTGTGCAGGCGTTGAAGGACCTACAGGTGCTGCTGCAG ggTTGGAGAAGTGAACAGATTGGCACTTGA
- the hsf2bp gene encoding heat shock factor 2-binding protein isoform X3 gives MDPVQGGNLKFLKKGTENGFVLVRKRDLDKLTTEVMQLREFLPKVLNRGFGEILHETQATRSTMEHVTKEQEYLRQECLHLQSRLEAVQVECQKEREEKLLLRDRLWQSASDLQRQADFCADLGSAACSLLWSCSTKEDTVTHWLVDGKLQALLVVASQTLQSFIGFMDEERHSEELQGYQFVQALTGTVSTDIAAVSCGREFLSTTAQFVPDTIIKLLERMKPGVCPKIKVLMLSTLYNVSISVKGQKYISQNPALLSVIWKLLDDGDWTVCLQSLRLLQSLMLDEEQLISEDSIWLDPELKLCLQRLCSSPKPSLREAAVQALKDLQGWRSEQIGT, from the exons ATGGATCCTGTTCAAGGCGGGAATTTAAAATTTCTGAAAAAAGGCAccgag aatGGCTTTGTACTAGTGAGAAAAAGGGATTTAGATAAACTAACAACTGAAGTGATGCAACTGAGGGAGTTCTTGCCCAAAGTGCTAAACAGAGGCTTTGGTGAAATTCTTCATGAAACTCAAGCCACAAGATCAa CAATGGAGCATGTGACCAAGGAACAAGAATATTTGCGACAGGAGTGTCTCCATCTTCAGTCCAGACTGGAAGCAGTACAAGTTGAATGCCAAAAAGAAAGAGAG GAGAAGCTGCTGTTGCGTGATCGCCTCTGGCAAAGTGCCTCAGACCTGCAGCGGCAGGCAGACTTCTGCGCTGATCTGGGCTCAGCAGCCTGCAGTCttctctggagctgctccaccaaggaagacacagtgacacactggcTGGTTGAT GGAAAGCTGCAGGCCTTACTGGTCGTTGCTTCCCAGACCCTTCAGAGCTTTATTGGCTTTATGGATGAAGAAAGACATTCAGAGGAGTTGCAGGGTTACCAGTTTGTTCAGGCCCTGACTGGAACTGTTTCAA CAGACATCGCAGCAGTCTCTTGTGGCCGGGAATTCCTCTCCACCACAGCTCAGTTTGTGCCAGACACAATAATAAAGCTACTGGAAAGGATGAAGCCAGGAGTGTGTCCAAAAATcaaagt GTTGATGCTGAGCACGCTGTACAATGTCAGCATCAGTGTAAAGGGACAAAAGTACATCAGTCAAAATCCAGCCCTGCTGTCCGTCATTTGGAAGTTGCTTGATG ATGGAGACTGGACGGTTTGTCTCCAGTCACTGCGTCTGCTGCAGTCGCTGATGCTGGATGAGGAACAGCTGATCTCTGAGGACTCCATTTGGCTGGATCCTGAGCTGAAGCTCTGTCTCCAACGCCTCTGTTCCAGTCCAAAGCCCAGTTTGAGAGAAGCTGCTGTGCAGGCGTTGAAGGACCTACAG ggTTGGAGAAGTGAACAGATTGGCACTTGA
- the hsf2bp gene encoding heat shock factor 2-binding protein isoform X2 — translation MDPVQGGNLKFLKKGTENGFVLVRKRDLDKLTTEVMQLREFLPKVLNRGFGEILHETQATRSTMEHVTKEQEYLRQECLHLQSRLEAVQVECQKEREEKLLLRDRLWQSASDLQRQADFCADLGSAACSLLWSCSTKEDTVTHWLVDGKLQALLVVASQTLQSFIGFMDEERHSEELQGYQFVQALTGTVSNIAAVSCGREFLSTTAQFVPDTIIKLLERMKPGVCPKIKVLMLSTLYNVSISVKGQKYISQNPALLSVIWKLLDDGDWTVCLQSLRLLQSLMLDEEQLISEDSIWLDPELKLCLQRLCSSPKPSLREAAVQALKDLQVLLQGWRSEQIGT, via the exons ATGGATCCTGTTCAAGGCGGGAATTTAAAATTTCTGAAAAAAGGCAccgag aatGGCTTTGTACTAGTGAGAAAAAGGGATTTAGATAAACTAACAACTGAAGTGATGCAACTGAGGGAGTTCTTGCCCAAAGTGCTAAACAGAGGCTTTGGTGAAATTCTTCATGAAACTCAAGCCACAAGATCAa CAATGGAGCATGTGACCAAGGAACAAGAATATTTGCGACAGGAGTGTCTCCATCTTCAGTCCAGACTGGAAGCAGTACAAGTTGAATGCCAAAAAGAAAGAGAG GAGAAGCTGCTGTTGCGTGATCGCCTCTGGCAAAGTGCCTCAGACCTGCAGCGGCAGGCAGACTTCTGCGCTGATCTGGGCTCAGCAGCCTGCAGTCttctctggagctgctccaccaaggaagacacagtgacacactggcTGGTTGAT GGAAAGCTGCAGGCCTTACTGGTCGTTGCTTCCCAGACCCTTCAGAGCTTTATTGGCTTTATGGATGAAGAAAGACATTCAGAGGAGTTGCAGGGTTACCAGTTTGTTCAGGCCCTGACTGGAACTGTTTCAA ACATCGCAGCAGTCTCTTGTGGCCGGGAATTCCTCTCCACCACAGCTCAGTTTGTGCCAGACACAATAATAAAGCTACTGGAAAGGATGAAGCCAGGAGTGTGTCCAAAAATcaaagt GTTGATGCTGAGCACGCTGTACAATGTCAGCATCAGTGTAAAGGGACAAAAGTACATCAGTCAAAATCCAGCCCTGCTGTCCGTCATTTGGAAGTTGCTTGATG ATGGAGACTGGACGGTTTGTCTCCAGTCACTGCGTCTGCTGCAGTCGCTGATGCTGGATGAGGAACAGCTGATCTCTGAGGACTCCATTTGGCTGGATCCTGAGCTGAAGCTCTGTCTCCAACGCCTCTGTTCCAGTCCAAAGCCCAGTTTGAGAGAAGCTGCTGTGCAGGCGTTGAAGGACCTACAGGTGCTGCTGCAG ggTTGGAGAAGTGAACAGATTGGCACTTGA
- the LOC128762184 gene encoding ubiquitin-protein ligase E3A-like — protein sequence MNSEEQEDRECSPPQAESRPAGGAQREYEELEIENPEASRMKRAAAKHLIERYYHQLTEGCGNDSCSNSWCASSVVFSRMDNNAAAVKALELYKVNAKLCDPHPSKKGTASAYMESSALSNSKINHKDVNSLRDNFKDVVYLTEEKVYEILESCGEKEDYSPLIRVIGRVFSSAEGLVQSFRRTKSHTKEELKSLQGKDEDKDEDEEEAAASSATAMEEDSPASSSSSSSSSRGGEGASGDDFKLGPDEVSVDIEAVRRVYERLLPNEKVEAAFLNALVYLSPNVECDLTYHNVYSRDPNYLNLFVIVMENNNLHSPEYLEIALPQFCKAMSKLPLAAQAKLARLWSHYSCEQIRRMVETFQQLITYKVISNEFSSRNLVNDDDAVVAATKCLKIVFYANVLGGDLDVEHNEEDDEEPIPESSELTLQELLGEERRNKKGPRVDPLETELGIRTNDCRWPLVPFEEYVNEPLNEVLEMDKDYTFFKVETENKFSFMTCPFILNAVTKNLGLYYDNRIRMYSERRITVLYSLVQGQQLNPYLRLKVRRDHIIDDALVRLEMIAMENPADLKKQLYVEFEGEQGVDEGGVSKEFFQLVVEEIFNPDIGMFTYDERTKLFWFNPSSFENEGQYTLIGIVLGLAIYNNCILDVHFPMVVYRKLMGKKGTFRDLTDANPMLHQSLRELLAYEGSVEDDMMITFQISQTDLFGNPLMYDLRENGDKIPVTNENRKEFVAQYADYMLNKSVEKQFRAFRRGFHMVTNESPLKYLFRPEEIELLICGSRNLDFLALEESTEYDGGYNRDSRIVKEFWEILHSFGEDQKRLFLQFTTGTDRAPVGGLGKLKMIIAKNGPDTDRLPTSHTCFNVLLLPEYNSKEKLRERLLKAITYAKGFGML from the exons ATGAATTCCGAAGAGCAAGAGGACCGTGAGTGTTCGCCACCACAGGCCGAGAGTCGCCCGGCAGGAGGAGCCCAGAG agaATACGAGGAGCTTGAAATAGAAAACCCAGAAGCAAGCCGGAT GAAGCGAGCAGCTGCCAAACATTTAATAGAGCGCTACTACCACCAGTTAACGGAGGGTTGCGGGAACGACTCTTGCTCCAACTCATGGTGTGCCTCGTCAGTTGTCTTCAGCCGGATGGACAACAATGCTGCAGCTGTCAAAGCTCTGGAGCTGTACAAGGTCAATGCCAAGTTGTGTGACCCTCATCCTTCCAAGAAAGGCACCGCATCAGCCTACATGGAGAGCAGTGCCCTCAGCAACAGCAAGATTAATCATAAGGACGTAAACTCTCTAAGGGACAATTTTAAAG atgttgtttACCTGACCGAGGAAAAAGTTTATGAGATTTTGGAGAGCTGTGGCGAGAAGGAGGATTACTCCCCTCTGATTAGAGTAATAGGCCGAGTCTTCTCCAGTGCAGAGGGTTTGGTCCAGAGCTTCCGGAGAACCAAATCTCACACAAAGGAGGAGCTGAAGTCATTACAGGGGAAGGATGAAGacaaagatgaggatgaggaggaggcagctgcCAGCTCTGCTACGGCAATGGAAGAGGACTCTCCcgcctcctcctcatcgtcatcctcatcctcacgtGGTGGTGAGGGAGCCTCAGGGGACGACTTTAAGCTTGGCCCAGATGAGGTATCTGTGGACATAGAAGCTGTGCGGCGGGTCTATGAACGTCTGTTGCCCAATGAGAAGGTAGAAGCTGCCTTTCTGAACGCACTGGTCTACCTCTCACCTAACGTGGAGTGTGACCTGACATACCATAATGTGTATTCTCGGGATCCAAATTATTTGAATCTCTTTGTAATAGTGATGGAAAATAACAATCTTCACAGTCCAGAATATCTAGAAATTGCCCTTCCTCAGTTCTGCAAGGCCATGAGCAAACTGCCACTGGCAGCTCAGGCCAAGCTCGCACGACTTTGGTCGCACTATAGTTGCGAACAGATTAGACGCATGGTGGAGACTTTCCAGCAACTCATCACATATAAGGTGATCAGTAATGAATTCAGTAGTCGAAACCTTGTCAACGATGATGATGCAGTGGTGGCAGCCACCAAGTGTCTGAAGATAGTCTTCTATGCAAATGTATTGGGTGGTGACCTGGACGTGGAACACAATGAAGAAGACGACGAAGAGCCTATTCCGGAGTCAAGTGAACTCactctgcaggagctgctgggagaagagaggagaaacaaGAAGGGTCCACGGGTAGACCCACTGGAAACGGAATTGGGGATCCGCACCAATGACTGCCGGTGGCCACTTGTTCCCTTTGAGGAATACGTCAACGAACCTCTGAATGAGGTGCTGGAAATGGACAAGGACTACACTTTCTTCAAAGTGGAAACGGAAAACAAGTTCTCTTTTATGACTTGTCCTTTTATCCTTAACGCCGTCACCAAGAACCTTGGGCTGTACTATGACAACCGCATCCGCATGTACAGTGAGCGGCGTATCACGGTGCTTTACAGCCTTGTGCAGGGACAGCAGCTCAATCCCTATTTAAGGCTTAAGGTGCGACGAGACCACATAATTGATGATGCGTTGGTCAGG CTGGAAATGATTGCAATGGAGAATCCTGCAGATTTAAAAAAGCAGCTGTACGTGGAGTTTGAAGGAGAACAAGGTGTGGATGAAGGTGGTGTTTCCAAGGAGTTTTTTCAACTTGTGGTTGAAGAAATCTTCAATCCTGACATTG GCATGTTCACGTATGATGAGCGCACCAAATTGTTTTGGTTCAACCCCTCATCATTTGAGAATGAAGGCCAGTACACACTGATCGGAATCGTTTTGGGTCTAGCAATCTATAACAACTGTATCCTGGATGTCCACTTTCCCATGGTGGTCTACAGGAAGCTGATGGGCAAGAAAGGAACTTTTCGAGACCTAACTGATGCCAACCCT ATGCTGCATCAGAGTCTGCGTGAGCTTCTTGCGTATGAGGGCAGTGTGGAGGACGACATGATGATCACCTTTCAAATTTCACAGACAGACTTGTTTGGAAATCCACTGATGTATGACTTACGAGAAAATGGTGATAAGATTCctgtgacaaatgaaaacagaaag GAGTTTGTGGCCCAATATGCCGATTACATGCTCAACAAAAGTGTGGAGAAGCAGTTCCGAGCATTTAGGAGAGGATTCCACATGGTCACCAATGAGTCCCCCCTCAAGTACCTGTTCAGGCCCGAGGAGATTGAGCTCTTGATTTGTGGAAGCAGG AACCTCGACTTCCTTGCACTAGAGGAGTCTACAGAATATGATGGTGGTTACAACAGAGATTCGAGAATAGTAAA GGAGTTTTGGGAGATCTTGCACTCTTTTGGTGAAGACCAGAAGCGCCTCTTCCTACAGTTCACAACAGGCACAGACAGAGCTCCTGTCGGTGGATTGGGCAAGCTCAAGATGATTATCGCCAAGAACGGTCCCGACACTGACAG GTTGCCAACATCTCACACTTGCTTTAATGTACTGCTGCTACCTGAATACAACAGCAAGGAGAAGCTGAGAGAGAGACTGCTGAAAGCCATCACCTACGCCAAAGGCTTTGGCATGCTCTGA
- the cryaa gene encoding alpha-crystallin A chain: protein MDIAIQHPWFRRAFGSVYPARLFDQFFGEGIFDYDFFPYTASTISPFYRQSLVRSFLDSSSSGMSEVRSDRDKFTVHLDVKHFSPEELSVKISDDYVEIQGKHGERQDDHGYISREFRRRYRLPSNVDQSAITCSLSADGLLTLTGPKVSGGGETGRNERSIPVTREDKPNAAASS from the exons ATGGATATCGCCATTCAACACCCTTGGTTTAGACGGGCCTTCGGGTCAGTCTACCCTGCCCGTCTCTTTGATCAGTTTTTTGGGGAGGGCATTTTTGACTACGACTTTTTCCCCTACACCGCATCAACCATAAGTCCATTTTACAGACAGTCATTGGTCCGCAGTTTTTTGGATTCATCCAGCTCTGGCATGTCAGAG GTGAGGTCTGACCGAGACAAGTTTACAGTCCATCTGGATGTCAAGCACTTCTCTCCTGAAGAGCTCAGTGTGAAAATCTCGGACGATTATGTGGAAATCCAGGGCAAGCACGGCGAGAGACAG gacGACCATGGCTACATCTCTCGGGAATTTCGCCGTCGGTACAGACTCCCCTCCAATGTGGACCAATCCGCTATTACCTGTTCTCTGTCAGCTGACGGTCTGCTGACCCTGACTGGTCCCAAAGTCAGCGGGGGAGGCGAAACTGGCCGTAATGAGCGGAGCATCCCTGTCACCCGTGAAGACAAGCCCAACGCTGCTGCCTCATCTTAA
- the hsf2bp gene encoding heat shock factor 2-binding protein isoform X5: MDPVQGGNLKFLKKGTENGFVLVRKRDLDKLTTEVMQLREFLPKVLNRGFGEILHETQATRSTMEHVTKEQEYLRQECLHLQSRLEAVQVECQKEREGKLQALLVVASQTLQSFIGFMDEERHSEELQGYQFVQALTGTVSTDIAAVSCGREFLSTTAQFVPDTIIKLLERMKPGVCPKIKVLMLSTLYNVSISVKGQKYISQNPALLSVIWKLLDDGDWTVCLQSLRLLQSLMLDEEQLISEDSIWLDPELKLCLQRLCSSPKPSLREAAVQALKDLQVLLQGWRSEQIGT; the protein is encoded by the exons ATGGATCCTGTTCAAGGCGGGAATTTAAAATTTCTGAAAAAAGGCAccgag aatGGCTTTGTACTAGTGAGAAAAAGGGATTTAGATAAACTAACAACTGAAGTGATGCAACTGAGGGAGTTCTTGCCCAAAGTGCTAAACAGAGGCTTTGGTGAAATTCTTCATGAAACTCAAGCCACAAGATCAa CAATGGAGCATGTGACCAAGGAACAAGAATATTTGCGACAGGAGTGTCTCCATCTTCAGTCCAGACTGGAAGCAGTACAAGTTGAATGCCAAAAAGAAAGAGAG GGAAAGCTGCAGGCCTTACTGGTCGTTGCTTCCCAGACCCTTCAGAGCTTTATTGGCTTTATGGATGAAGAAAGACATTCAGAGGAGTTGCAGGGTTACCAGTTTGTTCAGGCCCTGACTGGAACTGTTTCAA CAGACATCGCAGCAGTCTCTTGTGGCCGGGAATTCCTCTCCACCACAGCTCAGTTTGTGCCAGACACAATAATAAAGCTACTGGAAAGGATGAAGCCAGGAGTGTGTCCAAAAATcaaagt GTTGATGCTGAGCACGCTGTACAATGTCAGCATCAGTGTAAAGGGACAAAAGTACATCAGTCAAAATCCAGCCCTGCTGTCCGTCATTTGGAAGTTGCTTGATG ATGGAGACTGGACGGTTTGTCTCCAGTCACTGCGTCTGCTGCAGTCGCTGATGCTGGATGAGGAACAGCTGATCTCTGAGGACTCCATTTGGCTGGATCCTGAGCTGAAGCTCTGTCTCCAACGCCTCTGTTCCAGTCCAAAGCCCAGTTTGAGAGAAGCTGCTGTGCAGGCGTTGAAGGACCTACAGGTGCTGCTGCAG ggTTGGAGAAGTGAACAGATTGGCACTTGA